The Deinococcus wulumuqiensis R12 genome has a window encoding:
- a CDS encoding HAD family hydrolase, with amino-acid sequence MRLSPQTPALPAVPDLRALLLDLDGTLADSNDAHARAWVQALADQDITREESEVRPLIGMGGDQLVPALTGESDRSELGKALVQGWQDHFGPMIPEIAPLGGARELLEWARTQGLKVVLASSGEDDIVDALLEQIGVGDLVPLRVRSDEVQRTKPAPDVLQAALAKAGVSAAQALFVGDTTYDARAARAAGVACVVLRAGGSPGLNTEPHVLSDPAELLAELKKATS; translated from the coding sequence ATGCGCCTTTCTCCCCAGACCCCCGCGCTGCCCGCTGTCCCGGACCTGCGGGCGCTGCTGCTCGACCTCGACGGCACCCTGGCCGACTCCAACGACGCGCACGCCCGCGCCTGGGTGCAGGCCCTGGCCGACCAGGACATCACCCGCGAGGAAAGTGAGGTGCGGCCCCTGATCGGCATGGGCGGCGACCAGCTCGTGCCCGCCCTGACCGGCGAGAGTGACCGGAGCGAACTCGGCAAGGCACTGGTGCAGGGCTGGCAGGACCATTTCGGGCCGATGATTCCGGAGATTGCCCCGCTGGGCGGCGCCCGCGAGCTGCTGGAATGGGCGCGCACGCAGGGGCTGAAGGTGGTGCTCGCGTCGAGCGGCGAGGACGACATCGTGGACGCGCTGCTGGAGCAGATCGGCGTGGGCGACCTCGTGCCGCTGCGGGTGCGCTCGGACGAGGTGCAGCGGACCAAGCCCGCGCCCGACGTGCTTCAGGCGGCCCTCGCCAAAGCTGGGGTGAGCGCGGCGCAGGCGCTGTTCGTGGGCGACACCACCTACGACGCCCGCGCCGCCCGCGCTGCCGGGGTCGCGTGCGTGGTGCTGCGGGCCGGGGGGTCTCCGGGTCTGAACACCGAGCCGCATGTGCTGAGCGACCCCGCCGAGCTGCTGGCGGAACTGAAAAAGGCCACGAGCTGA
- a CDS encoding carbohydrate kinase family protein produces MTSLPLIVSAGEALTDLVTAGGNAWHAHPGGAGWNVARACARLGVPSAFAGAVGQDNFGDDLWRESLEAGLDPRFLQRWPVPTLMAVVYSARPPKYRFLGENSADLHFDPTRLPGGWLGAARWLHVGGISLARWPLANTLLGVIESARAAGVRLSFDPNARTAHHHPDYPAVFAAVTKRADLLKFSDEDLAFFFPGAGEARAMQELRGLNPRCPIVVTRGAAGATLYHSAGRVDLPAPPVQVADTVGAGDSLCAGLLVSATEHPDRLWTDHLKFGLRAAAVTCAHAGAYAPTREEVEGG; encoded by the coding sequence ATGACCTCCCTGCCCCTGATCGTGAGCGCGGGCGAAGCGCTGACCGACCTCGTGACCGCCGGGGGCAACGCCTGGCACGCGCACCCCGGCGGCGCGGGCTGGAACGTGGCCCGCGCCTGCGCCCGGCTGGGGGTGCCCAGCGCCTTTGCGGGCGCGGTGGGGCAGGACAACTTCGGCGACGACCTCTGGCGCGAGTCGCTGGAGGCGGGCCTCGACCCCCGCTTTTTGCAGCGCTGGCCTGTCCCCACCCTGATGGCGGTGGTCTACAGCGCCCGGCCCCCGAAGTACCGCTTTCTGGGCGAAAACAGCGCCGACCTGCATTTCGACCCCACCCGGCTGCCGGGCGGCTGGCTGGGCGCGGCCCGCTGGCTGCATGTGGGCGGCATCAGCCTCGCCCGCTGGCCGCTGGCCAACACGCTGCTCGGCGTCATCGAATCGGCGCGGGCGGCGGGGGTGCGCCTCAGTTTCGACCCCAACGCCCGCACCGCGCACCACCACCCCGACTATCCGGCAGTGTTCGCGGCGGTTACCAAACGGGCCGACCTCCTCAAGTTCAGCGACGAGGATCTGGCCTTTTTCTTCCCCGGCGCGGGCGAGGCGCGGGCCATGCAGGAGCTGCGCGGCCTCAACCCCCGCTGCCCCATCGTGGTCACGCGGGGAGCGGCGGGCGCGACCCTGTACCACAGCGCCGGACGGGTGGACCTGCCCGCACCCCCGGTGCAGGTGGCCGACACGGTGGGCGCGGGCGACAGCCTGTGCGCCGGGCTGCTGGTCAGCGCCACCGAACACCCCGACCGGCTGTGGACCGACCACCTGAAGTTCGGGCTGCGGGCCGCCGCCGTGACCTGTGCCCACGCCGGGGCGTACGCGCCCACGCGGGAAGAAGTAGAAGGCGGGTAA
- a CDS encoding transposase, whose translation MALPAHQHRFFAALIPLWQAIPGRVNARNFSRYSGWNERTLRRWFQKTLPWAELHWGLLQLLVRLGVLEGRFILALDASFVPKSGKHTPGLGAFWNGAMHRSETGLELSCLALLSWSGHHAFPVHVQQTQPRGQKADRLEQYLDQLVSFLKQRRAWLAQHLRVVVADGQYAKTMFMDAVSREGYAFVTKMQCNANLLYPFTGAHPKRRGGRQKWAGKVDFIHFDGWASVPGEDRERVWTRVVWAPHYTRFLRVVVIQNLDRRGKVKGHVVLCSTDPTLPAEQIRALYSARFRLEFVFRDAKQFAGLNTCQLRRTIALENHWNAAFFALSLGRAEVLLEEAGRLQRPASRMVFSYEDIKRRAYNQLFARRILRNLGLEARFHELEKHPTRPLELGVKAA comes from the coding sequence TTGGCTCTGCCCGCCCACCAACATCGTTTCTTTGCCGCGCTCATTCCACTCTGGCAAGCTATTCCCGGTCGGGTCAATGCCAGGAATTTCAGCCGCTACAGCGGCTGGAACGAACGAACGCTCCGTCGCTGGTTTCAGAAGACCTTGCCGTGGGCGGAGTTGCACTGGGGTCTGCTACAACTCTTGGTCCGACTGGGCGTGTTGGAGGGGCGCTTCATCTTGGCCCTGGATGCCAGCTTCGTTCCCAAGTCGGGCAAGCACACTCCGGGGTTGGGGGCCTTCTGGAACGGTGCGATGCACCGTTCCGAAACCGGCTTGGAGCTGTCGTGTCTGGCGCTGCTGAGCTGGTCGGGCCATCATGCCTTCCCTGTCCATGTGCAACAAACTCAACCACGTGGACAAAAGGCTGACCGCCTCGAACAGTACCTGGATCAACTGGTGTCTTTCCTCAAGCAGCGCCGCGCCTGGTTAGCTCAGCATCTCCGGGTGGTGGTCGCCGATGGTCAGTACGCCAAGACGATGTTCATGGACGCCGTGAGTCGCGAAGGCTACGCCTTCGTGACCAAAATGCAGTGCAACGCCAACCTGCTTTACCCCTTTACCGGCGCACATCCCAAGCGGCGAGGAGGCCGACAGAAATGGGCTGGAAAGGTTGATTTCATCCACTTCGATGGGTGGGCCAGTGTGCCTGGTGAGGACCGAGAACGGGTGTGGACGCGCGTCGTGTGGGCCCCCCACTATACGCGGTTCCTCCGAGTTGTGGTCATCCAAAATTTGGACCGACGCGGCAAGGTGAAGGGGCATGTGGTGCTCTGTAGCACGGACCCGACTCTGCCAGCGGAGCAGATTCGGGCGCTCTACAGCGCCCGGTTCAGGCTGGAATTCGTGTTCCGGGATGCCAAGCAGTTCGCGGGGTTGAACACGTGTCAGCTTCGCCGCACCATCGCGTTGGAAAACCACTGGAATGCCGCCTTCTTTGCGCTGAGTCTGGGACGGGCAGAGGTCTTGCTCGAAGAGGCAGGACGCCTGCAGCGTCCTGCCTCCCGGATGGTGTTCTCCTATGAAGACATCAAAAGGCGGGCCTACAACCAGCTTTTTGCCCGCCGAATTCTTCGCAATCTCGGTCTTGAGGCGCGATTTCACGAGTTGGAAAAACATCCGACTAGGCCGCTTGAACTCGGCGTCAAAGCCGCCTAA
- a CDS encoding NADH-quinone oxidoreductase subunit 15, producing the protein MANSDKAALYRQWVELLGWLEQEAAVRGLSTEKVADFPDYIYRMERPYDLPTTVMSVSVGRGGQALLVAAVSPRHVDLGGVSLRLMGGSKHWHLHAGEGGLLEGKRPFTRERLGALLDGALQGRSTLAV; encoded by the coding sequence ATGGCAAACTCAGACAAGGCGGCGCTGTACCGGCAGTGGGTCGAACTCCTGGGCTGGCTGGAACAGGAGGCGGCGGTGCGGGGGCTGAGCACCGAGAAGGTGGCGGATTTTCCCGACTACATCTACCGCATGGAGCGGCCCTACGACCTGCCCACCACCGTCATGAGCGTGAGCGTGGGCCGGGGCGGTCAGGCGCTGCTGGTGGCCGCCGTCAGTCCCCGCCATGTGGACCTCGGGGGCGTGAGCCTGCGCCTGATGGGGGGCAGCAAGCACTGGCACCTGCACGCGGGCGAGGGCGGACTGCTCGAAGGCAAGCGCCCCTTTACCCGCGAGCGCCTGGGCGCCCTGCTCGACGGTGCGTTGCAGGGCAGGAGCACGCTGGCGGTTTGA